DNA from Globicephala melas chromosome 11, mGloMel1.2, whole genome shotgun sequence:
AGAACTTAGCCTCACAGAATTGAGGTGGTTTGGAACATAGTGAATGGGACCTACCCTGAGAGTGAGAAGATCTTGATCATTGTCCAATTAATAGGAATGTAATGTGATCCACCTATGTGGATGTAAGTTTtccagtagccacattaaaaatgtaaaaagacaggtgaaattaattcttaatgtattttatttaaaccagtatatccaaaatattattttaaaataatatcttattaatgaaatattttacattcctttttcatactaagtctttatAATCCAGTGTGTTTATTATACTTACTACACATCTCAATTCAGTTATTAAATTTTCATTGGAAGTACTTGATCTGTATTGAGATTACATAAAattttgaatggaaaaaatagaTTCCTATACCCGAAATACTCTGAACATACTTAAAGGTTTTCCAATAACTGAATTGagtatcagtttttaaatttaaattaaagtgaaaaaatttagttcctcagttgcgtagccacatttcaagtgctcgatAGCCACATGTATCTAGTGGCTaatgtattggacagtgcagatcaAGGATAAAGTGTCTATTTGTGGTTGGGTCAAGGGGCAAAGGAGAGGGTAGCAGCAGAAGTACGGTATAGAGAGAAGAAGGTCTAGAAAATCATTTTGTGGGGTAGTAAAAGGGTCTAACAGTGCTGGCCATATATAACATTTCTAAGTTGAATCTTATTGTATATGATGTGGAACGGTCATGGAAATCAGATTATTTTCctatagagcagtggttctcaactgggctGGCAGGGCGGGGGAGAGATTTTGTCCCTCAGGGAACATTTGTATCTCTTAAGAAATTTTTGCTTGCCACAAGTTGGGGCTGCTGGTATCTAGAGGGTAGAGGCCaagaatgctgctaaacatcccacaCTGCAGAGGACAGCCCCCCACAGCAAGAAATTGTTTGGCTGAAAATGTCAGTAaaaccaaggttgagaaactgtgctctagaggatTTGAGTAAGAAAGACTGAGAGATCTATTCTTTTAGAAACTTAGTCTAATTGCCTTGTGATATTACTAAGGGGAGAACAGGTTGTTTTGAAGCATTTCAAAGTTTCTAGCAGTTTcactgttgatggactttttgattagactataaagaaataatttcatgCTCAGAATGAGATTGTAGACACATTCAATAAAGATAACATAAATAATATGTGCTGTGCATGTAAGACTCAACGACCTTGGGATAAGCTGATCTGTTCACCTTCGTATGGCTGTGGCATATGACCCACTGTCTCAATTATAATTGATGTCAATATTGGAATTACTTgtcactcttttctttctctatcaccatctcttattttatctttgttcctTTCCCTATACCCTTGCTCCTTTTTTATCACTCTCTTTTTGTTCCATCCCCTTCTCCTCTATCTTGTTTCCCCCCTGTTCACCAAGGCCCGTGCATACCTCCGACATCCTCTCCTACCCCAACTCTCATCTGTTTCCTCCCTTTATAGCTGTTGGCGCCTCATTCAAAATCACCAGTTTAACCACCATTCCCCAACTGTATCTGAAAGAACTGCCCCCGTACTCCCTTTAGATGCCTCTTAAAATCACTGTCTGTTCATGAAAACTACAAACTACAAGTTCTTGCCtccctccaaaaaaaagaaaaaccctccaAAAAATTTGGGAGGAGTGATGCATATGTTTTTGACACAACTATTTAAGAAACTGCCTTCCATGTTTAGGGTTCTTTTCGAGCAGGTGCCATCATTCCAGGATGGCTCTCTGCTAGAACTCAGTGGTTCTCGTTACGGCGTCTAACATATTACACCTTCTTTTCGAATAACTGTGGCTGTGATTGAACTCAGAGCTCCTCTTTCTAACTGCTTGCATCCTCACCAATTTTTTTGAACGTTTCTACAGACTTACTAGGACACTGCCTAATCCTTCATAATACTAACAACTACTTAGATCTCCTTCAACCTCATGCCCCCTTTGCCTTATGCCAGCAGTTATCCCAGGTCCCACTGGACTTTCTTCTCTTGCCACTATCACTCCAGGCTGTCTCTGGCCCCAAATCTTTCTGTACCTTCCTGACTCTTATCCTTGCCCCTCTGGTCAAGATCAGATGGTGGACACTGTGGTGGCAATTTGGAATCAACACCAGACTAAAAAGGGTAGCATAGTCTCAGTGCTCCAAACTACTCTTCACTCAGACTTTGAGGGTGTACAACTCTAAGACTAGAACAGTTCTTTATACACAACAGGTATTCAAAACTACTACCTGAATAGAATGTTCAATCATACAGAGTACGTTAGAGGAAAATCAGTCTGTCATCGTTTTTACCCATTTAAGTAAACTTAATGTTGTGGTAGCCAAGATCATCTTTCTTACCATTGCAGAAGTCTCTAAATTCAAGGATAAGATCAGAAACATGAGTTTCCCCTTTAAAGACTGTGAACAGCTTCTACACATGACAGTTTTTTAGCAAGACTGAAGGTAAAGGGGGAAAAGCTATCATTCATTAAgcatctaactttattttttagaaaacgATGTTTCTAATACTAAAGATTTAATACTTTACTTTTCATGATCATTAAAAAATCCTTTGTTTCAAATGTTTTGAAATAGTGCtcagataaatgaaaaaacaagtaTGAGTGTGAAACTTGATGCCTTAAAATATTTGTATCAGTTGATGTATACATTCAAAGtaaacttacttttatttttttataaggaGCATTATGttcaaaagatataaaaactCAGTTTATCTTTATGGTGTTATGAAGAATGATTTAAGAGTCACCTTCCAATAGTAGTAGACACAAAATGATTCTGGTGCTTTTCCTACTCTCAAAGCAAGTATGTGTAATTAATGTCTTCAGTAagagattagatcacttcctGATCATTTTGGTGATGGCTATTCCTAGAATTAGTGGTTCGTGGCAGTTTGATGGTGTTGTAAATTTGAACGTGTTGGCCTTTGGTCACAATTCCTGTCATGCTATAAAATTCTCAAACTAGTGATGTAAAACTGTCGCAAATACGTTCATGAAATGCTAATACATTCcgaagccaaaaagaaaaagaaaaactaaattgtTCACTGTGTCTTAAAGTATTAGTGTCCTGAGAGTCCCAGTTTCTCATTAGTATAGGGTAACTGACAGGGGATGTTACCTTGTAAAGGTAATTACACTCTTTTTATAGAGATAAGGTAGTAAGTTAAGCTTTCAATTTTGATTATTAGGTTATTGTATTTACTTAATAGTCATCTTTCTCCAATTACAATACACTCTCTTTCTAAGGCTGAAAAAGTACCACAGAGTTATTTTTACTAAATTACTTTGTTTTAAGGTGTTTGTATTTTATCTCCTATTGCTATTACAGCCTCTTCAGCTATCTCTTTTGCTACCTTCCTGAACTCAGAATCACATACCAAAGCTGGAAGTTACCTTACCAATGATTGAACAGCAATGTCCTTGAGAAGTTTCTGCAGTGATAAAAAATGGTCTGGATCTGTGCTGTCCATTATTGTAGCTAccagccacacgtggctattgAGCAGAAATGTGGCTAATGtcaccaaggaactgaattttccACTTTATTTCAGTTAAGTTTAAATGTATATAGCCATATGTGGGTACTGGCTGCCATATTTGACAGTGCAGTTCTAGACCAACCTCTCCCGATCTCCCTCAGTTTAAATGACCTGAGATTCAGAAGAGAAGTGACTTATCCAAAGTTACAGATCCCTAACACACTCCATCATCCCCCTTCCCAGCAGCTCCCACTGATGACTTACAGCTTTCCTCtccattttaatgtttttcttagcCTGCTATCTTTCTGGtggtttcctcatttttttatcACTGGCAAAGCAAAATATTCCACAAAATTATTATATTCCCCACTTTAAGATAAGGGATATTTAGGCCATTATATCACTAATGATGGGGAAAAACAGTATGGTTTTAGTTCTTAATTTCAAAAGCAGTTTTCATCTATTTTAACTTAATACAGCATACCCGGTGGGCTTCTATTATATCATCTGCACTTTGCAGAATGGgaaaatgaaggcagagaaaATATGAATGTCTTGCCTAAAGTCATACACTGAGTGGCCAAGGAAAAAGGAGCCAGAGTTGAGAGGTAGAATTCACATCTTTCAACCAGGACCAGGAAACATGGTTATTTGGGGCTGCAAGTGAGCAATGCTGGCAGTGGACAAGGCTTTCTGAAATAACTCTTAGTTCCTTCCAAGAAACTGAACTacttcagaaataaaaggaaattttactcAGGTAAATTCTCTGGTGCCAGAGAAATTTTTAATGATGATTGAAGCTTTGCCTACATCAGGATACTCAAGGTCTCCAAGGCAGATTTCTCTGATAACTAATTAGGCCTGAGTGTCTGAAGAACTTTTGTTACTTCCACCATATTAGTAGAGCTTATTTGCTGTATGAATTCTTTGATGTCTAATAAGGGCTGAACTTACACGGAAAGGCCTCCCACACTCATcacattcatagggtttttcaCCCGTGTGGATTCTCTGATGCTGAATGAGACCTGTGCGCCCGCTGAAATctttcccacattctttacatttatAGGGTTTCACTCCAGTGTGTACTCTATGATGTCCAATGAGATGTGAGTGTTGaatgaaggcttttccacattcgtCACATTtatagggcttctctccagtgtgagttctcCTGTGTTTACTAAGGTCTGAGCTATGACTGAAACTTTTTCCACAGTCATCACATTTATAGcgtcttctttctctctgttgcCACTCGAATCTGCCTTCACTTTCAATAGCATCTTTGGATTCAGGATACTGAGGAATAGCTTTGGTAAGTCTGTTGTTTATTTTCCCAAGGAATTCCATGTCTTTGGGTATATCTTCCTTCTGGGACAACTCTTCATTCTTAGTCTTGGTTTTATCACCTGTAACAAATGAACAGTATACAAACAGGTCCTATTCTAGGATTAAGAAGCAAAAAGCCTATGGAATAAAGAACatgtaaatgttaaaaatgtgttataaaaatgaaaagtcacATGCAATGCAAAAATTAGATATCTGGCACCATCAAAACATATATTGACAATAtagggaagaaattaaagaagaggcCAGTAAGGAAGATAGCAGGATACATTATTTGTGAATAGATTATGAAGAGAGGAAAAGGCAAAAATGTGGATGAGGGGTTACCTGGCAATCCTGTGCAAATGCAGAGTGGTAAATAGGAACTACACACATGCCAAGGATAACTAAGAGGGATAAACAGGGGGATTAGAAAACAGATGGGGAGGGAGGTAAAATTTTGGGAGAAACATGAGGGGTCTGAAACCTAGGTAGTAAGTGGGAGTAAAACCAAGTAAAAGTGACTGGAGAAGGTAATGGGATCAGGGGTCTGAGAGGAATATAGTGAGTTGGAACCATTAAAGGAGAGAAGTATGTATAAATAATAGTTAGCTAAAAGCAGAGAGAGCATGCAGGTCAGGATAAATGGAGAAAGCTAAGCAGGAAGTGACAGTGAATGGTCTGGTGTATGTGCTGGGTGGAATCCTTTTTCTGAAACTGACGTCCTCACTATCATCTCCTCCTGTCTAAACCCTAGcttggtggttctcaaactttattgTGCATCAGAACCATCTGGATGGCTTATCAAAACATTGCTGTGCTACCtacccccagagcttctgatttgATAAGGCTGGAGTAGAACCCTGAAATTTGCTCGTCTTGGTATGACAGACACTGCTGGTTCAGGGACTGCACTTTGAGAGCCACTGGCCTAGCTATTATTCAAGGTCCATCTCAAATGCtgtctcctccaggaagtcttccctaacCTCCTAAATCGGATgtgctctctccctctttctgatccccatatcctcaacccCAAGCTAAGCATAGAActtggcacatagcaagtactcaataaatatttgttgagttgaaTTCTATAAGAAAATAGGTGTTTTGATGATTTGGAGGGAATAAACCTATTTGGTCTTAATGCTGGGTGTCACCTATTTGGTTATGATGAAACCTCCATCTCAACAGGCCTAGGAATCCCAACTGTAGAACAATCATTTAATCACATATGGTTTTCAGTGGTTCACTCGGTATGATGGAAGAAGCAGCAAGAGCTACTAGAACATTTCAGTTCCTGGGCTGGGTATGGAAAACACTGGCTCTGGACTGAGCGCCATGAACCCCATTCTTCATTGTCATCACAGTGTCCCCATCCTACCAAATCTTCCTCAAATCTTACCATCCTacttacaatatattttttttaatcaggcaATAAATTTCTTAAAGTTTGGTTATTTGCTCTAAAATGATATTGTTTTGGAATCTAAATACCATATTATCTCAGGCTAGAAATTACAAGGACTGGATTAGAGCCAGAAAGTCCAGATATCAGTCCTGGCTTTGCTGAAAATTGTTTAAATGTTGGCAGATTATAACCATTTTGGTTTCCTTATCACCTCTGTGCCCTCCTCCTTTCCTATAGTTTGATCAGATGACGAAATGTATAATAAAGCATGTGTAAAAGTATAGCGTGTGGCAGAAGTACTGCTAAGTTAGTAGGTTAATCATCATTAAGCAAATCACAGAAATCAGAGACACCCCCATACCATTAAGAAAAGTGTTTTCAAACATCAACATATTGGCTCAACAGCTTCTTTTACATACTGGAGTCACTGATGGTTGGTTTTCGGTGGCTTACTGATGAAGatgaatatcttttaaaaaaggatacaaaGAGTTGGCACTTATGGTCAGTTTACCACCTTCAGGGGAATCTACCAGTCCTTAGGATGAGTCTCTCTCCTACAACTTCAGGAGAAGTCTGGAGAAAAATCCCTCACCaggacttgaaaatatttttttgtttttaaatacagggTCAGTTTTCCTTGTTCAGCGATTCAAATTACAACCCTCTCCCTTACATCTGCAATTGAACAACATAAAGAAAATTGTATGGAAACTGTCAAATGGGAACTTTTCTCATCTCAGGGACCTGCAGTCTACTTGGCCAACTGGAGTTTCAGGGCTTTATGTATCTCTTCCAAGTGCCAGCTATTCCCAGGCTAATAGGATTCTAGGAGATCTTGTTTCAGAACTGACGAAATTAGGAGTATTTCATTTTAGCATCTTCTGCCAGGGCCattcttccaattttattttggCATATCCAAGAGTTCCTATCAGTTACATTCCAGGTAAGCCCAGTCCTGCTCGTCACTGAGATGAGGCTATGTCCATAAAGACCATTTGATTACCATATGTACAACTTGCTTGACAGTCTAGAGGGAAAGAACAAGGTTAAATGCTGACTGAAGTGAAACTGGAACAGAGTTAAGTAGACAATCACTTACTGCTACCACAGAGTCAGAGTTGTGGGTTAACAGAACATCCAAAAATTCCCTTTGAAATACCTGACAATGTGCTACAAAGAACTGCAAAACACTCAGTTCTCCAAGTTCTCTCATATGTGAAGATAATTCTGTATTAAGTGACCACTATTATAATTTCCAGGTATGTTTACAGAGACGAGTCCCATTACCCTAGCCAATGGCTAATACTAATAATCTTGCTGAAATGGatacaatgaaaattttaaaatgagatattgCATAAAAAAGTCTCTCTATTtaacaatacatttattttaaaagacactgGCTTTTTGGTATATTATCatgatggttttaaaaaattgttctacTAGTAGACAGGAGCCCCAGCTTTCCCTCTAACTCCTTATGGAAACTTGGAAAAGTCACAATCACTGTGGGTATATCTGTTTAATTGTAAAATGAGGATTTGGACCAGATATTACATTCTTTTAATAAAGTTGAGAGGCATTTCTTCAAATGTATTTGTTGTgatttctgcagggtttttttctttttttcctttggttttgctttggtggttttgttttttgtttgtctgttttttggcgGGGAGTATAGTGGTAGTGGGAACACAGATAAAAATTGTGTAAGATTGCCAGGGCTGTACCTTAGAAAAAAGTCATATTAATACTGTTCAAtgcagacaaagtagacttcccTAAGAAGTCATAGGCCTCAAGGATAGCTAGATTTCATGAGGTATCTTTTGGTAGATTAGATTAAGAAAATACAATTCACATTTTAACTGTATAGTATTCCCTTGAAAGGTTATTTTGGTAGCAGCACATGTGTAAACCTCTATAATTTTAGGTATAGGAAGTGTGTAATTTTCTGGACTTCCATTAACGGGAAGCAGAGTGAAACTGGTccagaagtattaaaaaaaaaaaacagaaggaaagatatctaGAATTTAAAGTTTTGCATAGATAAGCCATTAGTCATAATAATTCTCTGTGTTCTCTGCAATACAATTTAGCACAATAGACACGTTAAATTATTATTGCGACCTATTTTATAAGTGCATGTCCTATCTTCTCTGAAAGGTGAGGAGAGACACTTATATGGCTTCTCACAGAAAAGAGGTGAGGATTCCACAGAGTTAAGCTTACTAAAGCTTATTAAAATAGTCTGACTCTTTCAGCTTCTGCCTCCTGATACTCTTGGTAAGACTCATTAACTTCTAAATACCAAACTCAAAGGACTCTTATCAGTCCTCATCTTGTGTTCTATTAGTAGCATTGATTACATCTGGTGAACTCCTCCCCTACCCCTTGGGCCAAATAGCAGCTTTTAAGTgtaatgaaaaactgaaatacaGTTCTTTCCATGATAGGGCAAGGGTAGGAAGGGAAATAAGATCTTCCACAGTGAGGTGAAGGACAAGCAGGAAAACTTAAAAGGGAGAAGATGAAAGTGAGAAAGCTCCTCTGTAACCTAAGGAACCAGCTCTTCCCTCATAAACACAGACTCCTGCTCCTTACCATTCCTTTGGGGCTCCCCAGATTCCTGCTCCTGCTGGGTCTTCTTGGGATGGAGCTGGATAGTCAGTGACTCATGTGGCCTTCTCAAGGGGGCCAACGTGTCCAAAAGTGTGTCCTGTCTTTCTGAATTGGCTGGGACCTGGGAACAATGAAGTATGATTGGGCTTGCAAGGTAGATTTCGTGAAAGAACTGAAAGAACTTCAGAGAAAGATCAAAAGAAGCATGTGCCAGGGACCAAGGCCATGGAAAAGAGGACAAATTCTGATGCAATTGCAAATGGCAATAATGACTAAAAACCAAGAGACGCAGTCTAATCTGTACAGTTCAGGACACTGGAGAAGAAAATTCGGTGCCTCTAATAGTGATCTGCAGAGGTCCAGAATCAGAGTCTGGGAACTTGAAAGGTACCTTAAAGATCATCGAACCCAACTTCCACCAAATGGGGGCATTTCTTCTATAGCCATGTGGTCCAATATGATAGCCACTAGCCAGATgtggttactgagcacttgaaatgtggctaatacAAATTGAGATATGTGAAGTGTAAAATACATTCAAATattgaaaactgaaattaaaaaatgtaaaatacctcaTGTTTAATATTGATTACATGATTACATATTTTTGGttaaatgaaatgtatttaaTTTCACAAATGTGGCTACTAAAAATTTAAACCACATATAgggctcacattatatttaattaccatatattaaatgtatatttaattacATGTATTAAATGTGAATGGGTCACAATTAGACCATGCTGTTCTGTATTATCCTTATTATCTACTTGAACCAAACCTTGAAGGGGAGTTTTTTATTACAAGGTAGCCTATGTTACGTATAGGTAACCATGAATGTTAGAAAACTGTTTTCCTGATACCTTTTTGCCTTCCTACAGCTTCTCACTGATCCTAGCCTTCCAAACTGACATAGAATCAGTCTAGTGTCTCTTTTTAATCAGTCACACTTAAGTTATTTGACACTGGCAGTCAGTCCCTAAGCCTTGTTCTTCTCTAGGGTAACATATTAAATACCTTCAGGTAttctttcatatgctttttgCTTTGGCTTGGTCTAAACCCTGCTCTCTCACAGCCAAATGACCGCCCCCTTCCCACCTGCTTTCGAGGTTCATCAAGCTCTCTCTCCAGATCCTCCAGCACAGTCACCGCCTCCTCTCCAGTCTCTGGATGGTGTGCCTGCACCCATGCTTGCAGGTCCCTAGGGAGAATGCTCAGGAACTGTTCAAGCACCAGCAGGTCTAAAATCTGCTC
Protein-coding regions in this window:
- the ZSCAN16 gene encoding zinc finger and SCAN domain-containing protein 16 isoform X1; this translates as MATSLEPEEQKGLLIVKADHYGGQDSISQKYSPHRRELFRQHFRKLCYQDAPGPREALTQLWELCHQWLRPECHTKEQILDLLVLEQFLSILPRDLQAWVQAHHPETGEEAVTVLEDLERELDEPRKQVPANSERQDTLLDTLAPLRRPHESLTIQLHPKKTQQEQESGEPQRNGDKTKTKNEELSQKEDIPKDMEFLGKINNRLTKAIPQYPESKDAIESEGRFEWQQRERRRYKCDDCGKSFSHSSDLSKHRRTHTGEKPYKCDECGKAFIQHSHLIGHHRVHTGVKPYKCKECGKDFSGRTGLIQHQRIHTGEKPYECDECGRPFRVSSALIRHQRIHTANKLY
- the ZSCAN16 gene encoding zinc finger and SCAN domain-containing protein 16 isoform X2; the encoded protein is MATSLEPEEQKGLLIVKADHYGGQDSISQKYSPHRRELFRQHFRKLCYQDAPGPREALTQLWELCHQWLRPECHTKEQILDLLVLEQFLSILPRDLQAWVQAHHPETGEEAVTVLEDLERELDEPRKQVPANSERQDTLLDTLAPLRRPHESLTIQLHPKKTQQEQESGEPQRNDIHLHQ